DNA from Sorangium aterium:
CCTTCTCTACCCGCTCTTCGCGCTCGCGATGAGCAAGCTCGTCGGCTTCGAGGCGGATGCGCGCGAGGCGCGCCCGTCCAGGATCGCGGTCTGGGGAGAGCTCGCCGAGGACCTGCAGACGAGGCTCTCGGCGGCGGGCAAGATCGAGCTCGCGCCGTGGGCGGGCGCGCCCCCCGACGTGCGCGAGGGGCTCCTCTCCGGGGCGCTCGCGCCGCCGGCGGGGCCGGCGCCCGCGCCGGACGAGGGCGAGGCGCCGCCCCCCGAGGCCGAGCCGCCGAGGTGGATCGAGCCGGAGAACCCCGTGCTCGCTGCGGCGCGCGCCGCGGTGAGCGAGCGCAAGGTCGACGCGGTGCTCGTCCCGTGGCCCTCGCTGGGGGCCGAGCTCGGGCGCGGCGGGAAGGGCGCCGTCGCGATCTACTTCGACTCGGTCCGCGCCGACTCGGCCACGGCGGAGGCGCGCCTCGAGGGCGCGCTGCGGCGCGCCCGCAGGGCCATCATCGCGAATCGAGAGGTGGAGCGCGGCCTGCCCGAGGGGTTCTCGCGCGCGTTCGACGTCGTGCCGCGCGACGTCGCCGCGGACAGCCGCAAGGTCGGCCAGATCCTCGGCGCGATGATGCCGATGCTGCTGATCCTGATGTCGCTCCTCGGCAGCTTCCTCCCCGCGATCGATCTGACGGCGGGCGAGAAGGAGCGCGGCACGATGCAGACGCTGCTGTGCGCGCCCGTGCGGCCCATCGAGATCATCTCGGGCAAGTTCCTGGCCGTGTGGGTCATCTCGCTGCTCACGGCGCTAGGCAACGTGGTGAGCATGTCGCTCACGGTGAGCCGGTTGCTGCCCGACGCGATGGTGGTCGGCCCCGGCACCTTCGCGCTGACGTTCGTGCTGCTCGTGCCGGTCACGCTCCTGTTCTCGGCGCTGTTCCTCGCGCTCGCCGTGTTCGCGAAGGACTTCAAGGACGGTCAGAACGCGCTCATGCCGGCGTACCTGCCGCTCTCGCTGCTCGCCGGCATCACGGCCCTGCCGGTGGTCGAGCTCAACCCGTGGACGGCCTACGCCCCGGTCCTCAACATCGCGGTGTTGATCAAGGCGCTGTTCGTCGGAGAGGCGCCGGCCGATCTCCTCTTCACGGCGCTCGTCTCCTCGGCGCTCTATGCCTGCCTCGCGCTCCTCTTCGCCGCGCGTGTCTTCGAGCGCGAGAGCGTGCTCCTCGGGGGGCACGAGTCGGCGCGCGCCGTGCTCGGCCTGGGGCGCCGGGCCGGCGGCGTGCCCTCAACGGGCTTCTCGCTGGCAGCGTTCGCGGGCGTCCAGGTGCTTTTCTTCTATGGCAGCCTGCTCATCGCCCGCGCCAGCGTGGCGGTCCAGCTCGCTGTCTCGCAGGTCGGCTTCTTCCTGGTTCCGACCCTCGCGCTGGTCGCCGGCTTCGGCTACTCGCCGCGGGCGTCGCTCGGCCTCAGGGCGCCCGCGGTCCGCGGCGTCGCCGGGGCGCTGCTCCTCGGCGTCTCGGCGTGGGCCGCGATCGGCGGCACCGTCCTCCGGTGGTTCCCCGCGCCGGAGCCCTTCGCCCGTGAGCTAGGGGAGCTCGTGCTGCTCGGCGGGCAGCCGTACCCGGTCGTCCTGCTGCTCGTCGCCGTCACGCCGGCCGTCTGCGAGGAGCTCCTGTTCCGCGGCCTCGTCTACGCGGGCCTGCGCCGCGCCGGGCCCGCGGTGGCGATCGTCGTTTCGGCGCTCCTCTTCGGGCTCGCGCACGGGTCGGTGTACCGGCTCCTGCCGACGTTCTCGCTCGGGCTGGTGCTCGGCTACGCGCGCCACCGCACCGGCTCCGTGCTGCCCGGAGCGCTGCTTCACGCCCTGAACAACGGGCTCGCGGTGTCGCTCCTCTATTTCAAGCCGTCGTGGGGGCAAGGCGTCATCGAAGGAGAGCTCCTGCCGTGGAGCATCACGGTTGCAGGGATGGTCGTCTCGCTGGCCGGGCTGCTCCTGCTCCGGTTCTCGGCGCCGGGCGCGCCGGAACCGGACGATTCACCGCGGCCCTGATCGCAGCTCGAGGATCCGCACGTCGAACGGCGAGAGCTCCACGGCGTGGACCGGGGATTTGCCGCCCAGCTCGGTCAGGTGCCCCGAGGCCGCGGCGGGCTTCACCGAGAGCGGCTGATCCGCCTGGCTGACCAGGAACACGAAGCGGCGGCCATCGCGGTGGCGCAGCGTGTCGGCCGCGACGCGCGGGTCGTCCACCGTCACCGGCCGCTTCACGCCGGCGAGCTCGGCGAGCGCGTCGTAGAGCCGGTAGGTCGGCTCCGGGTTGATCCGCGGGGTCGCCGCGGCGAAGTGCTCGATCGGATAGGTGCAGAGCACGACGCTGCCGCTCCCGATCTTGCGCCGCAGCAGCGCAGGCCGGCCGCGCTGGTCGACCGCGACGACCTCCGCGCCCCTGGCGCGCACGGGCAGGTAAGCGCGGCTGTTCTCGGTGCCGGAGACCGGGAACGTGAGCGTCGTGCCCGCCGCGATCGTGCCGAACGGGCATTCGAAGGTGAGCTTCGCGCGATCGTCCTCGATCGGATCGACCATCCCGTAGCGCAGCTGGTGCTCGACGCCGAACATCGCGTTGAGGTGCGCGTACCACGGCCCGCGCTGCGACCCGTGCGTGCCGTGGCAGTACGACGCGTAGACGACCGCTCCGGCGGACGCCAGCCGCTCCAGGAGATGCCATGTGGGCGCGGTCAGCTGCTTGGCCGACGGCAGCAGGTAAAGCCGGCAGTCCTCGGCGATCCCGTCTCGCTCCCGGGTCAGCCCGACCGGCAGGTCCGCCTCCTTCGCCGCGATGTAGGCCTGCCGCAGCATCGTGAACAGATAGCTGCGGTCCTCGGCCTCCGTGAACGGGAACGCGCCTTCCAGGTACGATGGGACGATGATCGCCGCGTCGGCCGGCTCGCGCTCACAGCCGAGGACGTCGATGTCGGAGAGCACCTTCGCGAAGCGGGCCATCTCCTCGAGCTGCGGCTTGGGGCGGCCGTCGACGGTCGTCAGCCCGAAGTGGAGCTCGAAGGGGTGGTGCCTGTAGGGATCCTGGTGGATGAGATCGAAATCGGTGTTGTTCCAGCCGATCCAGCCCGTGGCGCCGGCAAGCAGCGTGTTGTGGAGGACCTGCCGGTAGTAGTGCGCGGCGTTCTCGTCGGAAGCAAAAGCCGATGACACGCCGAACTCCTCCAGCACGACGGGCTTTCCGAGGAAGCCCGTGAGCTCGCAGACGAACGCCGCGCCGTAGTGCTGGCGCACCAGGTCGTTCTCCATCCGGTACACGTGCGGGCCGAGGAAATCGACGAGCGCGCCGAGATCGCGGACGGAGAACCCATTGTCGTTTCCCGTGACCTCGATGCCCCACGCGCCATCGCCGATCGAGATTGGCTGGCTCGCCCCGCCG
Protein-coding regions in this window:
- a CDS encoding ABC transporter permease subunit/CPBP intramembrane protease, which translates into the protein MRLAIVWTILRKELVESLRDRRTLVRLVVVPLLLYPLFALAMSKLVGFEADAREARPSRIAVWGELAEDLQTRLSAAGKIELAPWAGAPPDVREGLLSGALAPPAGPAPAPDEGEAPPPEAEPPRWIEPENPVLAAARAAVSERKVDAVLVPWPSLGAELGRGGKGAVAIYFDSVRADSATAEARLEGALRRARRAIIANREVERGLPEGFSRAFDVVPRDVAADSRKVGQILGAMMPMLLILMSLLGSFLPAIDLTAGEKERGTMQTLLCAPVRPIEIISGKFLAVWVISLLTALGNVVSMSLTVSRLLPDAMVVGPGTFALTFVLLVPVTLLFSALFLALAVFAKDFKDGQNALMPAYLPLSLLAGITALPVVELNPWTAYAPVLNIAVLIKALFVGEAPADLLFTALVSSALYACLALLFAARVFERESVLLGGHESARAVLGLGRRAGGVPSTGFSLAAFAGVQVLFFYGSLLIARASVAVQLAVSQVGFFLVPTLALVAGFGYSPRASLGLRAPAVRGVAGALLLGVSAWAAIGGTVLRWFPAPEPFARELGELVLLGGQPYPVVLLLVAVTPAVCEELLFRGLVYAGLRRAGPAVAIVVSALLFGLAHGSVYRLLPTFSLGLVLGYARHRTGSVLPGALLHALNNGLAVSLLYFKPSWGQGVIEGELLPWSITVAGMVVSLAGLLLLRFSAPGAPEPDDSPRP
- a CDS encoding cellulase family glycosylhydrolase, which produces MHRNFAKVAVRQQAIAWLGANFWSRRGGPLMWQSYDPFVVREELRVLADHGLTMTRSFFYWPHFMPEPDRIDEDCVARYADFLEAHVEAGLTTIPTLLVGHMSGENWDPAWRRGRDLYGDVWMVARQAWFAEQMARRFAGHPAVTGWLVSNEMPIYGERERSIRENVTSWASLVVQALRAGGASQPISIGDGAWGIEVTGNDNGFSVRDLGALVDFLGPHVYRMENDLVRQHYGAAFVCELTGFLGKPVVLEEFGVSSAFASDENAAHYYRQVLHNTLLAGATGWIGWNNTDFDLIHQDPYRHHPFELHFGLTTVDGRPKPQLEEMARFAKVLSDIDVLGCEREPADAAIIVPSYLEGAFPFTEAEDRSYLFTMLRQAYIAAKEADLPVGLTRERDGIAEDCRLYLLPSAKQLTAPTWHLLERLASAGAVVYASYCHGTHGSQRGPWYAHLNAMFGVEHQLRYGMVDPIEDDRAKLTFECPFGTIAAGTTLTFPVSGTENSRAYLPVRARGAEVVAVDQRGRPALLRRKIGSGSVVLCTYPIEHFAAATPRINPEPTYRLYDALAELAGVKRPVTVDDPRVAADTLRHRDGRRFVFLVSQADQPLSVKPAAASGHLTELGGKSPVHAVELSPFDVRILELRSGPR